Within Metabacillus sp. KUDC1714, the genomic segment TATCATAACTGTACCCGGAATGGTAGACAGCTGGGATGCTATCCTGAAAGAGTATGGAAGATTATCATTAGGGGAAGTACTTGAACCAGCTATAGAGTATGCATTGTCAGGGTTTCCTTTTTCAATAGATCAGCATGAAAATACAGTGAAAAATATTGATATACTGCAAAAAGATATAGATTCAGCTGCAATTTTCTTACCTAATGAAACAGTACCTAATATAAATGAAAAATTTGTCCAAAAAGATTTAGGCAACACTTTGAAAGGTCTTTCAGTAAATGGAAGAGATAGTTTTTATAAAGGTAAGTTGGGAAAGCGAATTATTTCAAGTTTAATAGAAAAAGGTGGATTGCTCACCGAGGAGGATTTTGCTGAACATCAGGGTATATGGATTGAACCGATTTCAACGACATATCGAGGTTATCATATGTATCAGGTTCCACCTAATTCTCAAGGCTTCGTGGGATTAATGGCTCTTAATATATTAGAAAACTTTGATCTTGCATCTATACAAGAAGGTTCTTATGAATATTATCATTTATTAGTAGAATCATTAAAAAGAAGCTTTCAAGATCGAAATCAATTTTTAACTGATCCGGAGTTCCACTCTATCCCATTAGATAACCTACTAAGCAAATCCTATGCCGAAGAAATGGCCAACTCAATTCAATTTGATAGGGCAAAGGATATTCAGACTCAATCTGTAGGAAGTGATACTGCGCATGCAGCTGTAGTTGATGATGAAGGCAACTCGGTTTCCTTTATTCAAAGTTTATACTTTGAATTTGGATCAGGAGTTGTAGCAGGTGATACAGGGATCATTATGCAAAATAGAGGATCATTCTTTTCTCTAGACTCATCACGTGCTAACTGCCTTGAACCTAAAAAGAGAACCTTCCATACACTAATGCCAGCGATGGCGTTAAAAGATGGACGACCGCGGATACTTTACGGTACACAGGGTGGTGAAGGGCAACCGCAAACACAAACGGTAATGATTACAAGGATGATTGACTATGGTATGAATCCTCAGCAAGCGATCAGTGAGCCTAGATTCGTCTGGGGAAGAACTTGGGGTGAAGAAACACAAGAACTTAAAATTGAAGGGCGAGTTAGCCTAGAGGTAATCGAGCAACTAATGAAATCTGGACATAGTGTAAATAGAGTAAATGATCTAGATGGTATTATGGGACATGCAAATGCAATTTTAATAGACGATCAGGGCTTTTTACACGGTGGTGTTGATCCCAGAAGTGATGGTGCAGCTGTTGGAAGGTAAAACTATCTGAAGGATATTTTTACACATGATATTTTTGGAAGGCTTTCATCATTTACCTGTTAATATTATACTCATACTATAAATTCTTAAAGGATGGGTCTAATTTGAAAATAGATAATATTGACAGGAAAATACTTGAGCTACTTACTGCTAATGGAAGAATGTCTTACTCTGATATAGGGAAAGAGCTAGATTTATCCAGAGTATCTGTTCGTGAACGTGTTAATCAATTAATAAAAAATGATGTTATTGAGAAGTTTAGTGTTGTTATTAATTCAGAGAAAATGGGGAAGAATGTTTCAGCCTTCTTTGAAGTTGATTGTGAGCCTTCATTCTTAGTAGAAGTTGCCCAAAAGCTTGCTGATAATCCTTGTGTATCAAGTTGTTATCAAATGACAGGCCCGAGCACATTACATATGCATGTTTTAGTTGATGACTTTATTGCATTAGAAAAGTTTATAAATAATGAGTTGTATTCACTTGAAGGAATCACAAGGGTAGAAAGTCATATATTGCTTCGCCGCTTCAAAAGCAGAAGTGGAATGAAATTATAGACATATAGTACTCTCAAGTTACATGACTTATGTAAAGGTTGGCTTAAAGCTAAATTCCATTAATTTTCCTGTTTTATATAGGAGAAGGAGAGGGGGGCTTTTGAGTCAATCTTATTTTTTGGCTGTTTTCAGAGAACTTTCGTCTTTACTTCTTATCCAAAAGAGTTCTGTAAAAGCAATAATCTTGTAGAAGTAGCCTATTTGTTTATTTCCAAATGAGATTTATTATATTTTTTCTATTTAGTATCTAGAAAATCAATTGTATTTACTATATAATCATAAATAATTAGTTTAACCTTACTTTGTTAGTTGTTTTTATGAATATTATTAACAATCGGAAATATAATGATCTTAGATGTGAATTTAAAACTAAGTTGAAAAAGAATTAGGGGAATAATAAGTATGTTTTAATCTTACTAGTTATTTACCTGAATTATAGAAAAGAAAAGCAAAGGGGGATAATATGAAACATCTACAGTTATTTTTAGCCTTTTTTCGTGTAGGAATTTTAGGGTATGGTGGAGGACCATCCTCTATTCCACTTGTACATAAAGAAGTAGTGGATAAATATAAATGGATGAGTGATGATGAGTTTGCAGACGTACTAGCCTTAGGTAATACATTACCAGGTCCAATTGCAACAAAGATGGCTGGTTATATTGGCTACAGAGTAGCGGGAATTGTAGGACTAATTAATGCGACTCTTGCCACTATCGTACCTACAATTATTTTAATGATTTTCTTGTTGACAACAATCTCTTCAGTAAAAGACTATCCTTGGGTTCAGGGAATGACAGCAGCAGTAGTACCGGTAGTAGGCGTCATGTTGGCTACATTAACATGGGACTTTTTTAAAAAATCTCAGAAATCCTTAGGATGGTTAAAGTCTTCTATACTCATTATTTTTAGTTTCTTCTTAATGGAGATCTTTGGATTACATCCAGCCATTTTAATTGGTGGGCTTTTACTCGCAGCTATCATAAAGAAGGATAAAGATCCTAAAAAAGAACGTAAGATTGAAAGGGGTAATGCTTCGTGATTTATTGGGAAATCTTTCTCGCCTTTTTTATCCCTGGAATTCTTGGATATGGTGGTGGACCAGCTTCAATACCTTTAGTTGAAAATGAGGTTGTCGATCACTATGGATGGATGAATCTTAATGAGTTTAGTGAAGTGCTTGCCTTAGGAAATGCCCTTCCAGGCCCAATTGCAACAAAGATGGCAGGGTATATTGGCTATCAACAAGGTGGTATCCTTGGAGGAATAGTAGGGATTTTTGCAACTGTAGCTCCGTCACTTATCTTAATGATTTTACTTTTAGGCTTCTTATATAAATTTAAAGATTCACCAAAGGTTAAAAGAATGACCACTTTTATTAGACCGACCATTGCTGTCTTACTTGGGGTCATGGCCTTTAGTTTCTTTTCTACTTCTTACATGGATTCGGGTTTATGGCAATCACTCTTTTTAATTATTATCAGTTTTTTATTATTAGAGAAATGGAAGGTACACCCAGCTCTTGTCATTGTTGGGGCGATGGGGTATGGAGCCATTTTTATTACGTGAAATGAATTCGTCATATTAAAAATATATATAGAAAAAATCTAACAAACTCTTAATTAAAAGTCTTTGTTAGATTTTTTTTGTTAAACCTTATTATAACAAAAACATCGCCACTATCGTTGTCACTACCAAACCAATTGAAACAGGTAGAAGATTTTTCCTTGCTAATTCGAATGGGTCGACACCACAAATCGCAGCTGCAGGGATCAATGCCCAAGGAATTAATGTACCTCCACCAACCCAAATAGCGGTAACTTGACCTAACGCTGTGAGGGTAGCGGCACTTACACCGATCGCTGTTGAAAACAATTGTGCAATAGAGCCGGCAAGAGAAATGCCTGAGAAACCTGAGCCATCGAGTCCTGTTAAAATTCCTACACCTGTTAATGTAACTGCTCCAACCTCTGGAGTTAGTGGGACTACATTTGCGAGAGCAACACCTAGATCATTCACAATCCCTTGAGAATTTTGCGGTAAATATTCGCCGATTATTGAGTAAAACCCTGCGTCCCCTAGATAGAAAAACGCGGCAATTGGAATGACTGGCCCAAATACTCTAAAGCCAAATTGAAATCCTTGGATTAGGTAGTTAGTAGATTCTTCAAGCCCTCGCTTTTTGTGTGCTAAACATGTGGTGATAATTAAAATGATTAGTGCAGTTCCTCCAATTAATGCTGTTGCATCCCCACCTTGTAAATTAAGCGTGAACATTATTACCACATCTAATAGAAAAATAAGTGGAATCAACAAAGCGAGGATTTTCTTTGATGTTGTAGATAATAGCTGAAGAGCAGATTCTTGTGTTTGGTAAGTTGGTGAGACACTTGAAAATGGTTTATTAAGCTTAATATCTTTCATTAATATAAAATAAGCAGATATTGTCGTTACAATTCCCATTGTAAGCACAAGGGGAATACTCGCATTAAGAACATCTCCAACTGGAATTCCAGCAGCATCAGCAGTAAGTTTTGGTGCAGCTTGAATAATGAAATCACCTGAAAGAGCGATCCCATGTCCAAACAAGTTCATCGAAATTGCAACACCTAATGCTGGGAGACCAGCTCTAACCGCAACTGGTAATAATACTGCACCAATTAAAGCAACAGCTGGTGATGGCCAAAAGAAAGATGAGATGATCATCATTAACAGTCCTGTGGTCCAAAATGCAGTGGTTGGATTTTTAATTACTTTGGAGAAAGGTGAGATCATCACCTCATTAATTCCTGAAATCGTTAATATTTTACTCATTGCGACAATAATTGAAATAACGAGAATGGTTGGTAATAGTTCTGTTATTGCAAAGATAAAGCTATTAAATAAACTGCTAATAGAATCATTTAAAGAAAACGTTGATACTGCCGCAAGTGAAAGAATCCCAACAATACATACAATGGTTGTATCTCGACGAAAGAGCATAAAACCTATGATCGCAATGATAAAAGCTACATAAATCCAATGTATGAGTGTAATATCTACCTCCATTTGTATCACTCCTCAGCAAACGCCTATTGTAGATTTTTAATACTGTATGAATGAGTGAAATAGGATGTGATGAGTTTAGATAAATAATTTTCACTCCTACATATGGTGAGATTTTGTGGAATTTTAGGGTAATGTTATGTAGAAACAAGTTGTCATTTCCAAGGAAATATTGTCAGATGTGCACAAGATGTCTAATATTAGTAATGTTAATAAAAGGCTGTTTTCGCAAACTTTGTTGCTTTTAAAATAGTATTGGATTGGTTGATTGGCACTCCAGGATGCTCGCTTTCCGTGGGGCGGGCGATGAGCCTCCTCAGCGCGAAGCGCCTGCGGGGTCTCATCTGTCCCGCTACTCCCACAGGAGTCTCGCATATCCGTTCCAATCAACCTAATCAGTTTTGTTCAAAAACAACAATCTTTTAGAAAAGAGCCTAATAAAAGGAACTTTCATGAAAATCTAAGAATCATGCTAAAAATGAAAAAACCTCCGCAAATTATTTGCAGAGGGAATGATAATGATTAGTCAATTTCAACTGAAGTGTACTTTGTGACATAGTGTGGATGTGAAAATGGTTGAGGGATTCCAACACTACTTTTTATACTACCAGTATCAAAGGATTTAGATTTCTGCCAAGCAGTGAAGTAATGTTCGTTTTCCCATAATGTTAAAATGATATAGGTGTCACCTTTAGAAGGACGTAGCACTCTAATAGCGGAGAAGCCAGGTTCTTTTTCGATCAGGCGTGCTCGATCACTAAATCGTTTTTCAAAAAGTGGTCTTCCTTCATATGAAACAGGGATATTGTTAAGTACAGCATATTTTCCATTTGAAAGTTTTCCGGTGGAATCTAATACATCGTAAGTTTTTGGTTCCTTAAAGATAGACTTTTGCTCAGTTTCGTGAAATAAGACTCCAGTATCAGTGTTTGCCATAAGTCGCAGGTTTTTGTCGATATGTGCTTTCGCAAGTTTAGCTAAATAATCAACAGTTCCATAGGTTATGTAAAGCTTCATCACTCATCACCTCATCATTAAATATGCTTATTGACCCCTTCAGTATACCAACTACTGTTCAACCTTTCCCGATTTTAGTGTTTTTCACACATATACCTGGCTATTATTAACAATACTAAAAGATATAAAGGGGTGATCTGTATGAAAAAGAAACTTTTATTATCAGGACTAACTTTATTACTAACAGTAATCTGCGCTTTCTTAGGTTATTTATTTATTATTTTCATGGGGAATTACGTGCTGGATGAAGAAAAATTAGTGATGGATACAGCTTCAAAACTAACTGACATAGATGGTAATGAGATTACAAAGCTTTACATAGAGAATCGTGAACTTGTTGATATTTCTGAGATTCCAGACTATGTGCAGCAGGCGTTTATTTCTGTTGAGGACCAACGCTTCTATGAGCATTATGGAATTGATGTTCAAGCCATCGGAAGAGCCCTTTATAAGGATATCCTTGCAGGGGGGAAGGTTGAAGGTGGTAGCACAATTACTCAGCAATTAGCTAAAAATATCTTTTTGACAAATGACAAAACGCTTTTACGTAAAACGAAAGAAGCGATTATCGCGATTAATTTGGAGAAAAGGTATAGTAAATCAAAGTTATTAGAAATGTATTTGAATCAAGTTTACTTTGGACATGGGGCATATGGAATTAAGTCTGCAGCTAAATTGTACTTTAATAAGGATGTGTCAGAGCTAACACTTGAGGAAGGAGCCTTATTAGCAGGTATACCTAAGGCACCTTCAAACTACTCACCAATTGCCAATGTAGATAAAAGTAAGGACCGTAGGAATGTCATTTTAAGTTTAATGGGTGATCAAAAATATATAACATATGAAGAAGTAGTAAGAACACAAGGGAAAACGGTGAAATTGCAAGTAAACAAGAAACAGGAAAGCCCATGGTTAACAACCTATATTGATATGGTTTTTGATGAGGCAAAAGAAAAGTATGCTCTATCTAATGAAGAATTATTAAGGGGAGGATACACCATTACAGTACCTCTTCAAGTAAATATTCAAAAGTCTGCATATGAATTGTTTCAAAAGAAGGAATACTTTCCTGGTACAGATGCTTTTGCTCAAGGTGCGTTTATTCTTCTTGATAATAAAACGGGGGGAGTAATAGCTGCAATCGGTGGGCGTGATTATGTTCCAAAAGGATTGAACCGACTAAATGTGACAAGGCAGCCAGGTTCTACATTTAAACCAATTGCTGTTTATGCACCTTCGATCGAAACAAAATTATTTCATCCTTATTCTATGCTAAAGGATGAAAGGCTTAAGTATGGGGATTACGAACCGGAAAATTATGATAATCAGTATGCTGGAAAGGTATCGATGTTTGATGCAATTGTCTCCTCTAAAAATGCAGCTGCTGTATGGACTTTATCTGAATTAGGAATTGGAAAAAGTAAGGAGTATTTAAATGAGGTTGGGATATCGATTAAAGACGAAGGATTAGCAATTGCGCTAGGTGGGTTATCTGAAGGTGTAACACCAATTCAAATGGCAAATGCTTATCGAACGTTTACATCAAGTGGGAACTTCAGTGAGCATCACATTATTCAAAAAATAACGAATAGAGAAGGAAAGATAATCGCTGAAAACCTTCCTGATGTTAAACAAGTGTACTCCCCACAAACTGCATGGGATATGACAAGAATGCTTCAGCATGTTGTAAGTGATGGTACAGCAAAAAATGGTGTATTTCAAGGTGAAATAGCAGGGAAAACAGGGACGACCTCATATTCTGCAATAGAAGGAGCAGCAAAGGATGCATGGTTTGTTGGGTTTACTGAAAATGTAGTTGGGGCACTCTGGATGGGATACGATAAAACAGATCAAAACCATTATCTGAAAAATGGAAGTTCATATGCTACTAAGTTGTTTAAAGATATCTTAACAGAGGCAAAGTGGGATCAAAACGTAGCATTTAAAGTCCCAGAGGGTGTAAATGACTTAGATAGTCCAATCCGTATCAAAGATATAGAACAGGTTGATGCAAGGTATACGTTTAAGCCACTTGGATTAATTACGTTAACATTAGAATGGGAAGCACAGCGAGATGAACGGGTTGAATATCGAATCTATGAACAAACAGAAAAAGAGCAAAAGCTTGTTGGAAAGGTTACGGGTGAAGGAGTTTTTGAAATTCCTTATGTCAATGTGTTTTCAAACAGTACGTATAAGGTTGCACCATATAATGTCCAAACACATGAAGAAGGGGAGCCTAAACAATTCATTAAACCTAGTTTGTTTACTTCTAATTAATGAGATAAAGTAAGGTATTCTTATGAAGGGGTCTGTATCCCTGATGATTGTTTTTTAATAAAGGTTGTTTTCGAAAGGTGCTAACTACCAAGTAATGCGGAGTGGTTGATTCCGCTCCAGATGCTCGCTTTCCGCGGGGCGGGCGGTGAGCCTCCTCTGCGTAAACGCCTGCATGAGTCTCACCTGTCCCGCTGCGCCCGCAGGAGTCTCGCACTTCCGCTCCATCAACCTTAAACAGTTTTCGTCAAAGAACCTATTAATAAACAACAAGCTCTTAGAAAAGAGAGAGCCTTTAAATAAGATTTGTTAAGGAAATTGCTTTGAAACGTTATTTCGACTATTTTTCGACATTTGCTCATCTAAGCTATACAACATTAGTTGAAAACGTTATAGTTGAAAGTGTTGAAGAATTAATATAGAATTAGTATTACATTATAATTAGTATTATTTGATAA encodes:
- a CDS encoding chromate transporter: MIYWEIFLAFFIPGILGYGGGPASIPLVENEVVDHYGWMNLNEFSEVLALGNALPGPIATKMAGYIGYQQGGILGGIVGIFATVAPSLILMILLLGFLYKFKDSPKVKRMTTFIRPTIAVLLGVMAFSFFSTSYMDSGLWQSLFLIIISFLLLEKWKVHPALVIVGAMGYGAIFIT
- a CDS encoding transglycosylase domain-containing protein, with product MKKKLLLSGLTLLLTVICAFLGYLFIIFMGNYVLDEEKLVMDTASKLTDIDGNEITKLYIENRELVDISEIPDYVQQAFISVEDQRFYEHYGIDVQAIGRALYKDILAGGKVEGGSTITQQLAKNIFLTNDKTLLRKTKEAIIAINLEKRYSKSKLLEMYLNQVYFGHGAYGIKSAAKLYFNKDVSELTLEEGALLAGIPKAPSNYSPIANVDKSKDRRNVILSLMGDQKYITYEEVVRTQGKTVKLQVNKKQESPWLTTYIDMVFDEAKEKYALSNEELLRGGYTITVPLQVNIQKSAYELFQKKEYFPGTDAFAQGAFILLDNKTGGVIAAIGGRDYVPKGLNRLNVTRQPGSTFKPIAVYAPSIETKLFHPYSMLKDERLKYGDYEPENYDNQYAGKVSMFDAIVSSKNAAAVWTLSELGIGKSKEYLNEVGISIKDEGLAIALGGLSEGVTPIQMANAYRTFTSSGNFSEHHIIQKITNREGKIIAENLPDVKQVYSPQTAWDMTRMLQHVVSDGTAKNGVFQGEIAGKTGTTSYSAIEGAAKDAWFVGFTENVVGALWMGYDKTDQNHYLKNGSSYATKLFKDILTEAKWDQNVAFKVPEGVNDLDSPIRIKDIEQVDARYTFKPLGLITLTLEWEAQRDERVEYRIYEQTEKEQKLVGKVTGEGVFEIPYVNVFSNSTYKVAPYNVQTHEEGEPKQFIKPSLFTSN
- the ggt gene encoding gamma-glutamyltransferase codes for the protein MNKAIVGSKTMVVSPHYLASQAGNTILQKGGNAFDAAVAVSACLAVVYPHMTGLGGDSFWLTYSVNDQKVRAYNGSGRSGSKVTRDVYKGKSSIPNRGIESIITVPGMVDSWDAILKEYGRLSLGEVLEPAIEYALSGFPFSIDQHENTVKNIDILQKDIDSAAIFLPNETVPNINEKFVQKDLGNTLKGLSVNGRDSFYKGKLGKRIISSLIEKGGLLTEEDFAEHQGIWIEPISTTYRGYHMYQVPPNSQGFVGLMALNILENFDLASIQEGSYEYYHLLVESLKRSFQDRNQFLTDPEFHSIPLDNLLSKSYAEEMANSIQFDRAKDIQTQSVGSDTAHAAVVDDEGNSVSFIQSLYFEFGSGVVAGDTGIIMQNRGSFFSLDSSRANCLEPKKRTFHTLMPAMALKDGRPRILYGTQGGEGQPQTQTVMITRMIDYGMNPQQAISEPRFVWGRTWGEETQELKIEGRVSLEVIEQLMKSGHSVNRVNDLDGIMGHANAILIDDQGFLHGGVDPRSDGAAVGR
- a CDS encoding Lrp/AsnC family transcriptional regulator, producing MKIDNIDRKILELLTANGRMSYSDIGKELDLSRVSVRERVNQLIKNDVIEKFSVVINSEKMGKNVSAFFEVDCEPSFLVEVAQKLADNPCVSSCYQMTGPSTLHMHVLVDDFIALEKFINNELYSLEGITRVESHILLRRFKSRSGMKL
- a CDS encoding chromate transporter, whose product is MKHLQLFLAFFRVGILGYGGGPSSIPLVHKEVVDKYKWMSDDEFADVLALGNTLPGPIATKMAGYIGYRVAGIVGLINATLATIVPTIILMIFLLTTISSVKDYPWVQGMTAAVVPVVGVMLATLTWDFFKKSQKSLGWLKSSILIIFSFFLMEIFGLHPAILIGGLLLAAIIKKDKDPKKERKIERGNAS
- a CDS encoding antibiotic biosynthesis monooxygenase family protein, which produces MKLYITYGTVDYLAKLAKAHIDKNLRLMANTDTGVLFHETEQKSIFKEPKTYDVLDSTGKLSNGKYAVLNNIPVSYEGRPLFEKRFSDRARLIEKEPGFSAIRVLRPSKGDTYIILTLWENEHYFTAWQKSKSFDTGSIKSSVGIPQPFSHPHYVTKYTSVEID